A window from Pseudomonas frederiksbergensis encodes these proteins:
- a CDS encoding ankyrin repeat domain-containing protein, translated as MSDQSRQMSPEEAAEFAEQVFNKAREGDAAMMAALLTKGLPPNLRNHKGDTLLMLAAYHGHVETVKVLLEHKADPEIRNDNGQSPIAGAAFKGDLAVVKALVEGGAQVEGSSFDGRTALMMAAMFNRVEIVDYLISKGADPKAKDANGVSALDAAKTMGAVDTTAQLQKLLG; from the coding sequence ATGTCCGACCAAAGCCGCCAGATGTCCCCCGAAGAAGCCGCTGAATTTGCCGAACAGGTATTCAACAAGGCGCGTGAGGGCGATGCGGCCATGATGGCTGCGCTGTTGACCAAGGGCCTGCCGCCGAACCTGCGTAACCACAAGGGCGATACGCTGCTGATGCTGGCCGCTTACCACGGCCATGTGGAGACGGTAAAAGTCCTGCTCGAACACAAGGCCGACCCGGAAATCCGTAACGACAACGGCCAGAGCCCGATTGCCGGCGCGGCGTTCAAGGGTGATCTGGCGGTGGTCAAGGCACTGGTTGAAGGCGGCGCGCAAGTGGAAGGTTCGTCCTTCGACGGTCGCACTGCGCTGATGATGGCCGCGATGTTCAATCGCGTGGAAATCGTCGATTACCTGATCAGCAAAGGCGCCGATCCGAAAGCCAAGGACGCCAATGGCGTTTCTGCGCTGGATGCCGCCAAGACCATGGGCGCGGTGGATACCACGGCGCAGTTGCAGAAACTCCTAGGCTAA
- a CDS encoding long-chain-acyl-CoA synthetase yields MSRTPNDTITWSMMLRKLPSIAKAIPRVVKGMKAANVKDPTQPCGLGWSFEQATLRNPDGPALLQGEVALAYAQVNQWANRIAHHLIAQGIRKGDVVAVFIENRPELLVTILAVAKVGAISALLNTSQTRDTLAHSLNLVAPAAIIVGEELVPAFSAVRERVSIEAARTWFVADRDTFSHPGIAPDGFINLMTASADSSSANPASSQQVFFDDPCFYIYTSGTTGLPKAGVFKHGRWMRSSASFGLIALNMRPEDVVYCTLPLYHATGLCVCWGSAISGASGFAIRRKFSASQFWNDVRKYRATTLGYVGELCRYLVDQPPSADDSQHGVTKMIGNGLRPGAWGEFKTRFGVNHICELYAASDGNIGFTNILNFDNTVGFSLMSWELAAYDHDSGAPIRDASGYMRKVAKGEQGLLLAKIDDKAPLDGYTDPQKTEKVVLHDVFKKGDRYFNTGDLLRNIGFGHAQFVDRLGDTFRWKGENVSTTEVENLLLQHPHISEAVAYGVEIRNTNGRAGMAAITPAESLATLDFSELLAFAREQMPAYAVPLFLRVKVKMETTGTFKYQKTRLKDEAFDPGKTGDDPIYAWLPGTQTYVQVTPQLLADIHGGAFRY; encoded by the coding sequence ATGAGCCGCACGCCAAACGACACGATTACCTGGAGCATGATGCTCCGCAAGCTGCCTTCCATTGCCAAAGCCATTCCGCGCGTGGTGAAGGGCATGAAAGCCGCCAACGTCAAGGACCCGACCCAACCGTGTGGCCTGGGCTGGAGCTTCGAGCAAGCGACGTTGCGCAATCCCGATGGCCCGGCATTGCTGCAGGGCGAAGTGGCGCTTGCGTATGCTCAGGTCAACCAATGGGCCAATCGCATCGCCCATCATTTGATTGCCCAAGGCATCCGCAAGGGCGATGTGGTGGCGGTCTTTATCGAGAATCGCCCGGAACTGCTGGTGACGATCCTGGCGGTGGCCAAGGTCGGCGCGATCAGTGCCTTGCTCAATACTTCGCAGACCCGCGATACCCTGGCTCACAGCCTGAACCTGGTGGCACCCGCGGCGATCATTGTCGGAGAAGAGCTGGTGCCGGCATTTTCGGCGGTTCGCGAACGGGTGTCGATCGAGGCGGCGCGCACCTGGTTCGTTGCTGATCGAGACACCTTCAGTCATCCGGGCATTGCGCCCGACGGGTTCATCAACCTGATGACCGCCAGTGCCGACAGCTCCAGCGCCAACCCCGCCAGCAGTCAGCAGGTTTTTTTCGACGATCCTTGTTTCTATATCTACACCTCGGGCACAACCGGCTTGCCCAAGGCCGGGGTATTCAAGCACGGCCGCTGGATGCGCAGCTCCGCGAGTTTCGGGCTGATCGCCCTGAATATGCGCCCGGAGGATGTCGTCTATTGCACCTTGCCGCTCTATCACGCCACCGGGCTGTGCGTGTGCTGGGGCTCGGCGATCAGTGGCGCCTCGGGCTTTGCGATCCGCCGCAAGTTCAGCGCCAGTCAATTCTGGAACGATGTGCGCAAGTACCGTGCGACCACCCTCGGTTACGTCGGTGAATTGTGCCGCTACCTGGTGGATCAACCGCCCAGCGCCGACGACAGCCAGCACGGCGTGACGAAGATGATCGGCAATGGCCTGCGCCCCGGCGCATGGGGCGAATTCAAGACGCGATTCGGGGTCAACCATATCTGTGAACTGTACGCCGCCAGCGACGGCAACATCGGTTTCACCAACATCCTCAACTTTGACAACACCGTCGGTTTTTCCCTGATGTCATGGGAGTTGGCGGCCTACGACCACGACAGCGGCGCGCCCATTCGCGATGCCAGCGGCTACATGCGCAAAGTCGCCAAAGGCGAGCAGGGGCTGTTGCTGGCGAAGATCGATGACAAGGCGCCGCTGGACGGCTACACCGATCCGCAGAAGACCGAAAAGGTTGTGTTGCACGACGTGTTCAAGAAGGGCGACCGTTACTTCAATACCGGTGACCTGCTGCGCAACATCGGTTTCGGTCACGCGCAATTTGTTGACCGGCTGGGAGATACCTTCCGCTGGAAGGGCGAAAACGTCTCGACCACCGAAGTCGAGAACCTTCTTTTGCAACACCCGCATATTTCCGAAGCCGTGGCCTACGGCGTGGAAATCCGCAACACCAACGGGCGTGCCGGGATGGCGGCGATAACGCCAGCCGAGTCCCTGGCGACTCTGGATTTCAGTGAACTGCTGGCGTTCGCCCGTGAGCAAATGCCCGCCTATGCGGTGCCGTTATTCTTGCGGGTGAAGGTGAAAATGGAGACCACCGGCACCTTCAAATACCAGAAGACCCGGCTTAAGGATGAAGCCTTCGACCCCGGCAAAACCGGCGATGATCCGATCTATGCCTGGCTGCCAGGGACCCAGACTTACGTGCAGGTCACTCCGCAGTTGCTGGCGGATATTCACGGCGGCGCTTTTCGTTATTGA
- a CDS encoding DUF3509 domain-containing protein, translating to MNLIQEKFSSLFSNFEVTTQPRPDGGILLTLSSSDGKVFKRSISYQQLHAGDQLSWVISAIRRDIAEQASELPQISMLQSQQRFALPTYHSA from the coding sequence ATGAACCTGATCCAAGAAAAATTTTCGTCCCTGTTCTCCAACTTCGAAGTGACCACCCAGCCACGTCCGGATGGTGGCATTTTGCTGACCTTGAGCAGCAGCGACGGCAAAGTCTTCAAGCGCTCGATTTCCTACCAGCAACTGCATGCAGGTGATCAGCTGTCCTGGGTGATCAGCGCCATTCGCCGTGACATCGCCGAACAGGCCAGCGAACTGCCACAGATTTCCATGCTGCAAAGCCAGCAGCGGTTCGCCCTGCCGACGTATCACTCGGCTTAA
- a CDS encoding 1,2-dihydroxy-3-keto-5-methylthiopentene dioxygenase, with amino-acid sequence MSSLSVYHVSSPDLPNKVLTHVEDIASTLAEQGVRFDRWQAAAKIQPGASQEEVIAAYQEQIDKLMTERGYITVDVISLSSDHPQKAELRGKFLDEHCHGEDEVRFFVAGRGLFSLHIGDYVYAVLCEKNDLISVPAGTRHWFDMGEHPHFIAIRLFNNPDGWVADFTGEDIASRFPRLED; translated from the coding sequence ATGAGCAGCCTGTCCGTTTACCACGTCTCAAGCCCTGACTTGCCCAACAAGGTGCTGACGCATGTCGAAGACATCGCTTCGACCCTGGCCGAGCAGGGCGTGCGTTTCGACCGCTGGCAAGCCGCGGCGAAAATCCAGCCAGGCGCCAGTCAGGAAGAAGTGATCGCCGCGTATCAGGAACAAATCGACAAGCTGATGACCGAACGTGGTTACATCACCGTCGATGTCATCAGCCTGAGCAGCGATCACCCGCAAAAAGCCGAATTGCGCGGCAAATTTCTCGACGAACATTGCCATGGCGAAGACGAAGTACGATTTTTCGTCGCCGGCCGTGGCTTGTTTTCCCTGCACATCGGCGATTACGTCTACGCGGTGCTTTGTGAGAAAAACGACCTGATCTCGGTACCGGCTGGCACCCGGCATTGGTTCGACATGGGCGAGCATCCGCATTTCATCGCGATCCGCCTGTTCAACAACCCTGACGGCTGGGTGGCCGATTTCACCGGCGAAGACATCGCCAGTCGTTTCCCGCGTCTTGAAGACTGA
- a CDS encoding MFS transporter has product MTALPYWRLSSFYLFYFALLGSTAPFLALYFDHLGFSSARIGELVAIPMLMRCVAPNIWGWLGDYTGRRLAIVRFGAVCTLLTFSLIFISKTYAWLAMVMALHAFFWHAVLPQFEVITLAHLQGQTNRYSQIRLWGSIGFIIAVVALGRLFEGLSLDIYPLTLVLIMAGIVVSSLWVPNAQPVQGERPAGDGFLRQLRSPGVLAFYGCVALMQMSHGPYYTFLTLHLERLGYSRGLIGMLWAVGVVAEVLMFLAMSKILARFSVRRVLLASFLLAALRWLLLGSFAEFLWVLLFAQVLHAATFGSFHAAAIQFVQRSFGARQQGQGQALYAALAGTGGALGALYSGYSWNALGPALTFSIASLAAFAAAVIIATRMQEDRP; this is encoded by the coding sequence GTGACGGCGCTCCCGTACTGGCGGCTCTCCAGTTTCTATCTGTTCTATTTCGCCTTGCTCGGTTCGACAGCGCCGTTTCTGGCGCTGTACTTCGATCACCTGGGCTTTTCCAGTGCGCGCATCGGCGAGCTGGTGGCGATCCCGATGCTGATGCGCTGCGTGGCGCCGAATATCTGGGGCTGGCTCGGTGATTACACCGGCCGACGCCTGGCCATCGTGCGCTTCGGTGCGGTCTGCACGCTGCTGACGTTCTCGCTGATCTTCATCAGCAAGACCTACGCCTGGCTGGCGATGGTCATGGCCTTGCACGCGTTTTTCTGGCACGCGGTGTTGCCGCAATTCGAAGTCATCACTCTGGCGCACTTGCAGGGCCAGACTAACCGTTACAGTCAGATCCGCCTGTGGGGTTCCATCGGTTTCATCATTGCCGTGGTCGCGCTCGGACGGCTGTTCGAGGGGTTGAGCCTGGATATCTATCCGCTGACGCTGGTGCTGATCATGGCCGGGATCGTGGTGAGCAGCCTGTGGGTGCCCAACGCTCAACCGGTTCAGGGTGAACGACCGGCGGGGGACGGTTTTCTCAGGCAGTTGCGCAGTCCCGGGGTGTTGGCGTTTTACGGTTGCGTAGCGCTGATGCAAATGAGCCACGGTCCTTATTACACCTTCCTGACCTTGCACCTGGAGCGACTCGGGTACAGCCGTGGGCTGATCGGCATGCTCTGGGCGGTCGGTGTGGTCGCCGAAGTCTTGATGTTTCTGGCCATGAGCAAGATCCTCGCGCGCTTTTCCGTGCGACGGGTGCTGCTGGCAAGTTTTCTGCTGGCGGCGTTGCGTTGGTTGTTGCTCGGTTCGTTCGCGGAGTTCCTTTGGGTGCTGTTGTTTGCCCAGGTGCTGCACGCGGCGACCTTCGGCAGCTTTCACGCGGCAGCCATCCAGTTCGTGCAACGTAGCTTCGGCGCGCGCCAACAAGGGCAGGGCCAGGCGTTGTACGCCGCACTGGCCGGCACCGGCGGCGCACTGGGTGCGTTGTATTCCGGCTATAGCTGGAATGCCCTCGGCCCCGCATTGACCTTTAGTATTGCCAGCCTCGCAGCCTTCGCGGCAGCCGTTATCATTGCCACACGCATGCAAGAGGACAGACCGTGA
- the aroC gene encoding chorismate synthase, which produces MSGNTYGKLFTVTTAGESHGPALVAIVDGCPPGLEISLEDLQRDLDRRKPGTSRHTTQRQEADEVEILSGVFEGRTTGCAIGLLIRNTDQKSKDYSAIKDLFRPAHADYTYHHKYGERDYRGGGRSSARETAMRVAAGAIAKKYLATQGIVIRGYMSQLGPIEIPFKTWDSVEENAFFSPDPDKVPELEAYMDQLRRDQDSVGAKITVVAEGVMPGLGEPIFDRLDAELAHALMSINAVKGVEIGAGFASVAQRGTEHRDEMTPQGFLSNNAGGILGGISSGQPIVAHLALKPTSSITTPGRSIDIHGNPVDVITKGRHDPCVGIRATPIAEAMMAIVLMDHLLRHRGQNLDVRVSTPVLGQL; this is translated from the coding sequence ATGTCCGGCAATACCTACGGCAAGCTGTTCACTGTCACCACCGCGGGCGAAAGCCATGGTCCGGCGTTGGTCGCCATTGTCGACGGCTGCCCGCCGGGCCTGGAGATCTCCCTGGAGGATCTGCAGCGTGACCTGGATCGCCGCAAACCCGGCACCAGCCGCCACACCACCCAGCGTCAGGAAGCCGACGAAGTCGAAATCCTCTCCGGCGTGTTCGAAGGTCGCACCACCGGTTGCGCCATCGGCCTGCTGATCCGCAACACCGACCAGAAGTCCAAGGATTACTCGGCGATCAAGGACCTGTTCCGCCCGGCCCACGCCGACTACACCTATCACCACAAATATGGCGAGCGCGATTACCGTGGCGGCGGTCGCAGCTCGGCCCGTGAAACGGCCATGCGTGTGGCGGCCGGTGCGATTGCGAAAAAATACCTGGCCACTCAGGGCATCGTCATTCGTGGCTATATGAGCCAGCTCGGCCCGATCGAAATTCCGTTCAAGACCTGGGATTCGGTGGAAGAGAACGCCTTCTTCAGCCCTGATCCGGACAAGGTCCCGGAGCTGGAGGCCTACATGGACCAGTTGCGTCGCGACCAGGATTCGGTTGGCGCGAAGATCACCGTAGTCGCCGAAGGGGTAATGCCGGGCCTTGGCGAGCCAATCTTCGACCGTCTCGATGCCGAACTCGCTCACGCGCTGATGAGCATCAACGCGGTCAAAGGCGTGGAAATCGGCGCCGGTTTCGCCAGCGTTGCCCAACGCGGCACCGAGCACCGCGATGAAATGACCCCGCAAGGTTTCCTCAGCAACAACGCGGGCGGCATTTTAGGTGGCATTTCGTCGGGTCAGCCGATCGTCGCGCACCTGGCGCTCAAGCCAACCTCGAGCATCACCACGCCGGGTCGTTCCATCGACATCCATGGCAACCCGGTGGACGTCATCACCAAGGGTCGCCACGACCCGTGCGTCGGCATCCGCGCCACACCGATCGCCGAAGCGATGATGGCCATCGTGCTGATGGATCACCTGTTGCGTCACCGTGGGCAGAACCTGGACGTGCGCGTGAGCACGCCGGTGCTGGGTCAACTTTAA
- a CDS encoding alpha/beta hydrolase, translated as MGACESNRHLVHDGVMMLRVIALSLTLFTGFVQATVLQRPITLDTGTGELFGSLLLPKSDTPVPVVLIISGSGPTDRDGNNPDGGRNDSLKRLAWVLAKHNIASVRYDKRGVAASLAATPDERNLSVEAYVADAEAWGRKLKSDPRFGQLILLGHSEGALIASLAAPSLDAAAVISMSGSARPIDQVLRQQLSNRLPPPLMLRSNELLDSLKAGRTDDNVPPQLQVIFRPSVQPYLISLFRQDPAAAFAKLKMPALIIQGSNDIQVGVGDARLLKAAKPDAELALIEGMNHVMRIVPNDVKRQLASYKDPQLPLAAELGTRILGFIDGLRAS; from the coding sequence ATGGGTGCCTGCGAGTCCAACCGGCATCTTGTTCATGATGGCGTGATGATGCTGCGAGTTATAGCCTTGAGCCTTACCCTCTTTACCGGCTTTGTACAGGCCACTGTCCTGCAACGCCCGATCACGTTGGACACCGGCACCGGCGAGCTTTTCGGCTCGTTATTGCTGCCCAAGTCCGACACGCCGGTACCGGTTGTCCTGATCATTTCTGGCTCCGGTCCTACAGATCGTGACGGAAACAACCCCGACGGCGGACGCAACGACAGCCTCAAGCGTCTCGCTTGGGTGCTGGCCAAACACAACATCGCCAGCGTGCGTTATGACAAACGCGGCGTGGCGGCGAGCCTTGCGGCAACCCCGGATGAACGAAACCTGTCGGTTGAAGCCTACGTGGCTGACGCCGAAGCCTGGGGCCGGAAGCTCAAATCCGACCCGCGATTTGGCCAGTTGATCCTGCTGGGCCACAGCGAAGGCGCCTTGATCGCCAGCCTCGCGGCGCCGAGCCTGGATGCCGCCGCGGTCATTTCCATGTCCGGCAGCGCCCGGCCGATCGATCAGGTACTGCGCCAGCAATTGAGCAATCGCCTGCCGCCACCGCTGATGCTGCGCAGCAATGAACTGCTCGACAGCCTCAAGGCCGGCCGCACCGACGACAACGTGCCGCCGCAGTTGCAGGTGATTTTCCGCCCGAGCGTGCAACCGTATCTGATTTCATTGTTCCGCCAGGACCCGGCGGCAGCATTCGCCAAGTTGAAGATGCCGGCGCTGATCATCCAGGGCAGCAATGACATCCAGGTCGGTGTCGGTGACGCCAGGCTGTTGAAGGCGGCCAAACCGGACGCCGAACTGGCGCTGATCGAAGGCATGAACCACGTGATGCGCATCGTGCCCAACGATGTAAAACGGCAATTGGCCTCTTACAAGGATCCGCAATTGCCGCTGGCAGCGGAACTCGGCACGCGAATCCTCGGCTTTATTGACGGACTTCGCGCCAGTTAA
- the prmB gene encoding 50S ribosomal protein L3 N(5)-glutamine methyltransferase: MITSRLRTLRDHIRWAVSRFHGEDLFFGHGTDNAWDEARQLVLGALHLPWEIADSYLDCSLEEDELVKLQRLLKRRIEERIPTAYLLGEAWFCGMSFIVDERVLIPRSPIGELIEKRFEPWLGAEPARILDLCTGSGCIGIACAYEFQNAEVVLADLSFEALEVANQNIERHGVDERVYTVQGDGFDGLPGQRFDLIVSNPPYVDAEDFADMPDEYQHEPELGLACGDDGLNLVRRMLAEAADHLTEKGLLIVEVGNSQVHVSALYPEVDFAWLDFERGGHGVFMLTAEQCRNHQALFASRV; encoded by the coding sequence GTGATCACTTCCCGACTTCGTACCCTGCGTGACCATATCCGTTGGGCCGTCAGCCGCTTCCATGGGGAGGATCTGTTTTTCGGCCATGGGACCGACAACGCCTGGGACGAAGCGCGTCAGTTGGTGTTGGGTGCCTTGCACTTGCCGTGGGAAATCGCCGACAGCTACCTCGACTGCAGTCTCGAAGAAGACGAGCTGGTCAAGCTGCAACGCTTGCTCAAGCGCCGTATCGAAGAACGCATTCCTACCGCCTACCTGTTGGGTGAAGCGTGGTTTTGCGGCATGTCGTTCATTGTCGATGAGCGCGTATTGATCCCGCGTTCGCCGATTGGCGAGCTGATCGAAAAACGTTTTGAACCATGGCTGGGCGCCGAACCTGCGCGGATTCTCGACCTGTGCACCGGTTCCGGCTGCATCGGTATCGCCTGTGCCTACGAGTTCCAGAACGCCGAAGTGGTGCTGGCCGACCTGTCGTTCGAAGCACTGGAAGTGGCCAACCAGAACATCGAGCGTCATGGCGTCGATGAGCGGGTGTACACGGTTCAGGGTGATGGTTTCGATGGTTTGCCGGGTCAGCGTTTCGACCTGATCGTGTCGAACCCGCCTTACGTCGATGCGGAAGATTTCGCCGACATGCCGGACGAATACCAGCACGAACCGGAGCTCGGCCTGGCCTGCGGTGATGACGGTTTGAACCTGGTGCGTCGCATGCTCGCCGAAGCGGCGGATCACCTGACCGAGAAAGGCTTGTTGATTGTCGAAGTGGGCAACAGCCAGGTTCACGTCTCGGCGCTGTACCCGGAAGTCGATTTCGCCTGGCTTGATTTCGAGCGCGGTGGGCATGGCGTGTTCATGCTGACGGCGGAACAGTGCCGCAACCATCAGGCGCTGTTTGCTTCCCGCGTTTAA
- a CDS encoding cysteine hydrolase family protein, with amino-acid sequence MSVPKTMFQLSGRGYAAAVLSHATLVIIDAQKEYLSGPLALSGMDAAVANIKQLVAAARAAGRPIVHVHHLGTVGGLFDPQGERGEFIPGLEPQGDETVIGKLLPSAFHGTELLERLQNLGSLDLIVCGFMSHSSVSTTVRAAKNLGFRCTLVEDACATRDLPYKGGVLSAAHVQQTEMAIMADNFATLAQTHELI; translated from the coding sequence ATGTCCGTTCCAAAAACGATGTTTCAACTCAGCGGCCGCGGTTACGCGGCAGCCGTTCTGAGTCATGCGACCCTTGTCATCATCGATGCCCAGAAAGAATACCTCAGCGGCCCATTGGCCTTGAGCGGTATGGATGCTGCCGTCGCGAACATCAAGCAACTGGTGGCCGCTGCCCGTGCAGCTGGCCGGCCGATCGTGCATGTCCATCACCTCGGCACCGTCGGGGGGCTGTTCGATCCACAAGGTGAGCGCGGTGAATTCATCCCGGGCCTGGAACCACAGGGCGACGAAACCGTCATCGGTAAATTGCTGCCGAGTGCGTTCCACGGCACCGAACTGCTGGAGCGCCTGCAGAACCTCGGCTCGCTGGACCTGATCGTATGCGGTTTCATGAGCCACTCCAGTGTCAGCACCACGGTGCGCGCCGCGAAGAACCTGGGCTTTCGTTGCACGCTGGTAGAAGACGCCTGCGCGACCCGCGACCTGCCTTACAAGGGCGGCGTCCTGAGCGCAGCCCACGTTCAGCAGACGGAAATGGCGATCATGGCGGACAACTTCGCCACCCTCGCACAGACTCACGAACTGATCTGA
- a CDS encoding Smr/MutS family protein has protein sequence MQDDDFSLFKSAIQGVKPIKHDRAETGKPKADRAQIAKLRQAATVRTDATTVDGLSDQFVIDVGPEDELMWARDGVQESQMRKLKIGQIPFEGSLDLHGMSVEKARETLWAFLAEATKFEIRCVRVTHGKAVRLDGKRPMIKSHVNTWLRQHSQVLGFTSCQAKHGGAGAVYVMLKRTMMEGRDE, from the coding sequence ATGCAAGACGACGATTTTTCCCTGTTCAAAAGCGCGATCCAAGGCGTCAAGCCGATCAAACACGATCGCGCCGAAACCGGCAAACCCAAAGCTGACCGCGCGCAAATCGCCAAGTTGCGTCAGGCCGCCACTGTGCGCACCGACGCCACCACCGTTGACGGGCTGTCCGATCAGTTCGTTATCGATGTTGGCCCGGAAGACGAGCTGATGTGGGCGCGTGACGGCGTTCAGGAAAGCCAGATGCGCAAGCTCAAGATCGGCCAGATCCCTTTCGAAGGCAGCCTCGACCTCCATGGCATGAGCGTGGAAAAGGCCCGGGAAACCCTCTGGGCGTTTCTGGCCGAAGCGACCAAATTCGAAATCCGCTGCGTGCGCGTCACCCACGGCAAGGCTGTGCGTCTGGACGGCAAGCGACCGATGATCAAAAGCCACGTCAACACCTGGTTGCGCCAGCATTCACAAGTGCTCGGTTTCACCTCGTGCCAAGCTAAACACGGCGGCGCCGGAGCAGTTTATGTGATGCTCAAACGGACCATGATGGAAGGTCGAGACGAGTAA
- a CDS encoding XRE family transcriptional regulator: MEFKERLKAARQYAKLNQTELAARAGLTQTSISDLERGKSKATAFAAQIASACGVSPMWLAEGVGDMLKGLSDAVPLNRPAPNVAMSDIQPWDDSTPLDDDEVYVPFLREVELAAGSGRFVIAENDSARLRFFKKDLRHNNVQFNHAKCVMVSGNSMIPVLRDGATVGLNVAKNSLGDIVDGEMYAINHNGQLRVKQVYRLPSGIRLRSFNRDEHPDEDYTFAEIQEQQIAILGHVFWWAMYSR; encoded by the coding sequence ATGGAATTCAAAGAACGACTCAAAGCAGCCCGCCAATACGCCAAGCTCAATCAGACCGAGCTTGCCGCGCGCGCAGGCCTGACGCAAACCTCAATCTCCGATCTTGAGCGCGGGAAATCGAAGGCAACAGCCTTCGCTGCCCAGATCGCTTCAGCGTGTGGCGTTTCACCGATGTGGCTGGCTGAAGGTGTCGGGGACATGCTCAAAGGGCTGTCCGATGCGGTTCCGCTGAATCGCCCTGCTCCAAACGTTGCAATGTCAGACATTCAGCCTTGGGACGACAGCACGCCCCTGGATGACGACGAGGTTTATGTCCCCTTCCTGCGTGAAGTTGAGCTGGCGGCCGGTTCAGGCCGTTTCGTGATCGCGGAAAACGACAGCGCCAGGCTGCGTTTCTTCAAGAAAGACCTGCGTCATAACAACGTGCAGTTCAATCATGCCAAGTGCGTAATGGTGAGCGGAAACAGCATGATCCCGGTACTGCGCGACGGCGCTACCGTGGGCTTGAACGTCGCAAAGAACTCGCTCGGCGATATCGTCGATGGCGAGATGTACGCGATCAATCACAACGGTCAGTTGCGCGTGAAACAAGTCTACCGACTACCCAGCGGGATCCGCCTGCGCAGCTTCAACCGTGACGAGCATCCGGACGAGGACTACACCTTCGCCGAGATCCAGGAGCAGCAGATTGCGATTCTGGGTCATGTCTTCTGGTGGGCGATGTATTCACGGTGA
- a CDS encoding polysaccharide lyase family 7 protein, which produces MTVDISNFTIATPLPISDTNPIALELIGWRALIECPDVISMLDDGSVQMTAPTLGASSKSTLRTRCEWKEPGYWLFSSAADHWNRQEMRLTKVNSLQKVVIGQIHVKGSERPPVKVFWNKGKITMGFRSSYLQDDPVNSTVLENVPLGALFKINIHANSSGAVSVSASCNGVKSTSAIMRLDNTWDTKTLAFHGGVYNQIDYSDTTDPLDGSICIISDLSITHV; this is translated from the coding sequence ATGACTGTAGACATCAGCAACTTCACCATCGCTACCCCGCTTCCTATCTCCGACACCAACCCGATTGCGCTTGAGCTCATCGGCTGGCGCGCACTGATCGAATGCCCCGACGTCATCTCAATGCTTGACGATGGTTCGGTGCAGATGACGGCGCCGACACTTGGAGCCTCGAGCAAAAGCACGCTACGAACCCGCTGCGAGTGGAAAGAGCCAGGTTACTGGCTGTTCTCCAGCGCAGCGGACCACTGGAACCGCCAGGAAATGCGACTGACCAAAGTCAACTCGCTGCAGAAAGTCGTGATCGGCCAGATTCATGTGAAGGGTTCAGAACGACCTCCGGTAAAGGTGTTCTGGAACAAAGGAAAAATCACCATGGGGTTCCGGTCAAGCTACCTCCAGGACGATCCGGTCAACTCGACGGTTTTGGAGAACGTGCCGCTCGGTGCACTTTTCAAAATCAACATTCACGCCAACTCGAGCGGCGCCGTCTCTGTATCGGCTAGCTGTAACGGCGTTAAATCCACTTCCGCGATCATGCGCCTCGACAACACCTGGGACACGAAAACACTCGCCTTCCACGGTGGCGTGTACAACCAGATCGATTACTCCGACACCACCGACCCGCTAGACGGTTCTATCTGCATCATCAGCGACCTGTCGATCACTCACGTCTGA
- the folE gene encoding GTP cyclohydrolase I FolE: MTLEQNYTAILGQLGEDASREGLLDTPKRAAKAMQYLCRGYAQTLEEVTNGALFSSDNSEMVLVKDIELYSLCEHHLLPFIGKAHVAYIPSGKVLGLSKVARIVDMYARRLQIQENLSRQIADAVQQVTGALGVAVVIEAKHMCMMMRGVEKQNSTMITSVMLGEFRENAATRSEFLSLIK, translated from the coding sequence GTGACACTGGAACAGAACTACACCGCGATTCTCGGCCAATTGGGCGAGGACGCCTCCCGCGAGGGCCTGCTCGACACGCCAAAACGTGCCGCCAAAGCCATGCAGTACCTCTGCCGCGGTTATGCACAGACACTGGAAGAGGTCACCAACGGTGCCTTGTTCAGCTCCGACAACAGCGAAATGGTGCTGGTGAAGGACATCGAGCTCTATTCGTTGTGCGAACATCACCTGCTGCCGTTTATCGGCAAGGCTCACGTCGCCTACATCCCGAGCGGCAAGGTATTGGGCCTGTCGAAAGTCGCGCGGATCGTCGACATGTACGCACGCCGCCTGCAGATCCAGGAAAATCTCAGCCGCCAGATCGCCGATGCGGTCCAGCAAGTCACCGGCGCCCTGGGCGTTGCAGTGGTGATCGAGGCCAAGCACATGTGCATGATGATGCGCGGTGTGGAGAAACAGAATTCGACGATGATCACGTCGGTGATGCTGGGTGAGTTCCGCGAAAACGCGGCCACCCGTAGCGAGTTTCTCAGCCTGATCAAGTAA